The following proteins are co-located in the Deinococcus metallilatus genome:
- a CDS encoding cyclic-di-AMP receptor — translation MKLVLAVIQDADASGLVRVLSENAFEVTKLASTGGFLREGNTTLMIGVPDERLAELKRHVQQTCRTRTRLVTPSVPMGEQGEGLTADPVEVAVGGAVMFVLGVQEFVKV, via the coding sequence ATGAAGCTGGTTCTCGCCGTGATTCAGGATGCCGACGCCTCGGGCCTCGTGCGCGTGCTGTCGGAGAACGCCTTCGAGGTCACCAAGCTCGCCAGCACCGGCGGCTTTCTGCGCGAGGGCAACACCACCCTGATGATTGGCGTGCCCGACGAGCGCCTGGCCGAACTCAAGCGCCACGTCCAGCAGACCTGCCGCACCCGCACCCGCCTGGTCACGCCGAGCGTCCCGATGGGCGAGCAGGGCGAGGGCCTGACCGCCGATCCCGTCGAGGTGGCGGTGGGCGGCGCGGTGATGTTCGTGCTGGGCGTGCAGGAATTCGTGAAGGTCTGA
- a CDS encoding HAD family hydrolase produces MTIRAVFWDIGGVLLTNGWDREQRAEVVARFGLDAEDFAERHKLAVPELERGRMSLAEYLDQTIFHTGRAFTPQDFRAAMEAVSQPQAETLAFARDLGQRWRMYSLNNEGRDLNEYRIRTYRLDEFLLAFFTSCYLGLLKPNPAMYRLALDLAHVRPEEAVMVDDRPQNAEAARSVGMHAVRYQNAAQLRAELAALGVE; encoded by the coding sequence ATGACGATTCGTGCGGTGTTCTGGGATATCGGCGGCGTGCTGCTCACCAACGGCTGGGACCGGGAGCAGCGGGCGGAGGTGGTGGCCCGCTTCGGGCTGGACGCGGAGGACTTCGCGGAGCGGCACAAGCTGGCCGTGCCGGAACTGGAACGGGGCCGCATGAGCCTCGCGGAATATCTGGACCAGACCATCTTCCACACGGGGCGCGCCTTCACCCCGCAGGACTTCCGCGCCGCGATGGAGGCCGTGAGTCAGCCCCAGGCGGAGACGCTGGCCTTCGCGCGTGACCTGGGCCAGCGCTGGCGCATGTACTCCCTGAACAACGAGGGCCGCGACCTCAACGAATACCGCATCCGCACCTACCGGCTGGACGAGTTCCTGCTGGCCTTTTTCACGTCCTGCTACCTGGGCCTGCTGAAGCCCAACCCGGCGATGTACCGCCTCGCCCTCGACCTCGCCCACGTCCGTCCCGAGGAGGCCGTGATGGTGGACGACCGCCCCCAGAACGCCGAGGCGGCCCGCTCGGTGGGGATGCACGCGGTCCGCTACCAGAACGCCGCGCAGCTCCGGGCGGAACTGGCGGCGCTGGGGGTGGAGTAG
- the polA gene encoding DNA polymerase I, whose protein sequence is MTAPSPDTLVLIDGHALAYRSYFALPPLHNSQGEATHAILGFLRHTLRLARQASNQVIVVFDPPVKTFRHEQYGDYKSGRAQTPDDLPAQINRIREIVDALGWPRLEEPGYEADDVIATLTKMAEGRGFQVRIVTSDRDAYQLLDDHVRVLASDFSLIGPDEVLAKYGVTVRQWVDYRALTGDASDNIPGAKGIGPKTAAKLLQEYGTLDAVLAAAQAGTLEPKGTREKLLASEADVLFSRELSCMVTDLPLKVELGTARGAGDPRRLEELLDELELASLKRDVLGLSKGTQDADAPDAPTNPDTFQAPQIAEWRTPGAGVTWGYVLSREDDLTADLIAAATFDGKVARVAPVEERAGSTAEAVAVLDTAAPSGPLFSDPQADEAPKKLTKKEQQAAEKAARAVQKAAERQAALFPPTVSEAEFIGQRTVTAAGAKALAAHLSVRGTQIEPGDDPLLVAYLLDPANTNMPTVAERYLHTAWPDDAATRAAIAYRLLGELPPQLDEARRKLYEDVEKPLSAVLKRMEVRGVRLDSDYLRGLSEATAGRIASLEAEIHRLAGREFAIRSRDQLEAVLYDELGLASGKKTKLTGKRSTAVSALEPLRNEHPIIPALLEYRELEKLRGTYLDPLPNLVNPHTGRLHTTFNQTTAATGRLSSLNPNLQNIPIRSELGREIRKGFIADEGYCLISADYSQIELRLLAAISGDELMRQAFREGADIHRRTAAQVLGLAEDAITPNQRRAAKTVNFGVLYGMSAHRLSNELAIPYTEAASFIEVYFSTYPGIRRYIERTLEFGREHGYVETLYGRRRYVPELKSQNRTLREAGERLAYNMPIQGTAADIIKIAMVRLADELDALGARLLLQVHDELLIEAPEDRAEDIARLTCKVMENAAHLSVPLAVEVGIGPNWYDTK, encoded by the coding sequence ATGACTGCCCCCTCTCCCGACACGCTGGTGCTGATCGACGGGCACGCGCTGGCGTACCGCTCCTACTTCGCGCTGCCGCCGCTGCACAACAGCCAGGGCGAGGCGACGCACGCGATTCTGGGCTTTTTGCGGCACACGCTGCGTCTGGCGCGGCAGGCGTCGAACCAGGTGATCGTGGTGTTCGACCCACCGGTCAAGACCTTCCGCCATGAACAGTACGGCGACTACAAGTCGGGCCGCGCGCAGACGCCGGACGACCTGCCCGCGCAGATCAACCGCATCCGGGAGATCGTGGACGCGCTGGGCTGGCCCCGCCTGGAGGAACCGGGGTACGAGGCCGACGACGTGATCGCCACCCTCACCAAGATGGCGGAAGGCCGGGGCTTTCAGGTCCGCATCGTGACCAGCGACCGGGACGCCTACCAGCTCCTTGACGATCACGTGCGCGTCCTCGCGAGCGACTTCTCGCTGATCGGGCCGGACGAGGTGCTGGCCAAGTACGGTGTGACCGTGCGGCAGTGGGTGGACTACCGCGCCCTGACCGGCGACGCCAGCGACAACATCCCCGGCGCGAAGGGCATCGGGCCGAAGACGGCCGCCAAACTGTTGCAGGAGTACGGCACGCTGGACGCGGTGCTGGCGGCGGCGCAGGCGGGCACGCTCGAACCGAAGGGCACCCGCGAGAAGCTGCTGGCCTCCGAGGCGGACGTGCTGTTCAGCCGCGAACTGTCCTGCATGGTGACTGACCTGCCGCTGAAGGTGGAACTGGGCACGGCGCGCGGGGCAGGCGATCCACGGCGCCTGGAAGAACTGCTGGACGAGCTGGAACTCGCCTCGCTGAAGCGGGACGTGCTGGGGCTGAGCAAAGGCACCCAGGATGCCGACGCGCCCGACGCCCCCACCAACCCGGACACCTTCCAGGCCCCGCAGATCGCGGAGTGGCGTACCCCAGGCGCGGGCGTAACCTGGGGCTATGTCCTGTCGCGTGAGGACGACCTGACGGCCGACCTGATCGCGGCGGCGACCTTCGACGGCAAGGTGGCCCGGGTGGCCCCGGTGGAGGAGCGCGCGGGGAGCACGGCGGAGGCCGTGGCCGTGCTGGACACCGCCGCGCCGAGCGGTCCCCTCTTCAGCGATCCCCAGGCGGACGAGGCGCCCAAGAAGCTCACCAAAAAGGAGCAGCAGGCCGCCGAGAAAGCCGCCAGGGCCGTGCAGAAGGCGGCGGAACGCCAGGCGGCCCTCTTCCCGCCCACCGTCAGCGAGGCCGAGTTCATCGGGCAGCGGACGGTGACGGCGGCGGGGGCCAAAGCCCTGGCCGCCCACCTCAGCGTGCGCGGGACGCAGATCGAGCCGGGGGACGATCCCCTGCTGGTCGCCTACCTGCTCGACCCGGCCAACACCAATATGCCCACCGTGGCCGAGCGTTACCTGCACACCGCCTGGCCGGACGACGCGGCGACCCGGGCCGCCATCGCCTACCGCCTGCTGGGGGAGTTGCCCCCGCAACTCGACGAGGCCCGCCGCAAGCTCTACGAGGACGTGGAAAAACCGCTCTCCGCCGTGCTGAAGCGCATGGAGGTGCGCGGCGTGCGGCTCGACAGCGACTACCTGCGGGGGCTGTCGGAGGCCACCGCGGGCCGCATCGCCAGCCTGGAGGCCGAGATTCACCGGCTGGCGGGCCGCGAGTTCGCCATCCGCAGCCGTGACCAGCTCGAAGCCGTGCTGTACGACGAACTGGGCCTGGCCAGCGGCAAGAAGACCAAGCTGACCGGCAAGCGCAGCACCGCCGTCAGCGCCCTCGAACCGCTGCGGAACGAGCATCCGATCATTCCCGCGCTGCTGGAATACCGCGAACTGGAAAAGCTGCGCGGCACCTACCTCGACCCGCTGCCGAATCTGGTGAATCCGCACACCGGGCGGCTGCACACCACCTTCAACCAGACGACCGCCGCGACCGGCCGCCTCAGCAGCCTGAACCCCAACCTCCAGAACATCCCGATCCGCTCGGAACTGGGCCGCGAGATTCGCAAGGGCTTTATCGCGGACGAGGGTTACTGCCTGATCAGCGCCGACTACTCGCAGATCGAGCTGCGGCTGCTGGCGGCCATCTCCGGCGACGAGCTGATGCGGCAGGCCTTCCGCGAGGGGGCCGACATTCACCGCCGCACCGCCGCGCAGGTGCTGGGGCTGGCAGAAGACGCCATCACGCCGAACCAGCGCCGTGCCGCCAAGACCGTCAATTTCGGCGTGCTGTACGGCATGAGCGCCCACCGCCTCAGCAATGAGCTGGCGATTCCCTACACCGAGGCGGCCAGCTTCATCGAGGTGTACTTCAGCACCTATCCCGGCATCCGCCGCTATATCGAGCGGACGCTGGAATTCGGGCGCGAACACGGCTACGTCGAGACGCTGTACGGCCGCCGCCGCTACGTGCCCGAGCTGAAGTCGCAGAACCGCACGCTGCGCGAGGCGGGCGAGCGGCTGGCCTACAACATGCCGATCCAGGGCACCGCCGCCGACATTATCAAGATCGCGATGGTGCGCCTGGCGGACGAACTCGACGCGCTGGGCGCGAGATTGCTGCTGCAAGTCCACGACGAACTGCTGATCGAGGCCCCGGAGGACCGGGCCGAGGACATCGCCCGACTGACCTGTAAGGTGATGGAGAACGCCGCGCACCTCAGCGTGCCGCTCGCGGTCGAGGTCGGCATCGGGCCGAACTGGTACGACACGAAGTGA
- a CDS encoding ATP-binding cassette domain-containing protein — protein MLELRNLSKTYGNHAALRDVSLGAREGEVFGLLGPNGAGKTTLLRIIATLLKPTSGTATLAGHDVLREPEAVRRLLGVVNGGMGLPARLTGREVLRSFAGLYGMTRAQADARIAELDLALDLGRTLDVRAGEYSTGMKQKVVIARAVIHDPQVLILDEAASGLDIFARRTLLDFVTATRQPGKLTLYSTHVMSEAEEVCDRVAILHEGALVTVGTIPDILAQTGERNLERAFFALVRGQGEAARAS, from the coding sequence ATGCTCGAACTTCGGAACCTGAGCAAGACGTACGGCAACCACGCGGCGCTGCGGGACGTGAGCCTGGGCGCGCGGGAAGGCGAGGTATTCGGCCTGCTCGGCCCAAACGGTGCCGGAAAGACGACGCTGCTGCGGATCATCGCCACGCTGCTGAAACCCACGTCCGGCACGGCGACGCTCGCCGGACATGACGTGCTGCGCGAGCCGGAAGCCGTGCGGCGCCTGCTGGGCGTGGTGAACGGCGGCATGGGCCTGCCCGCGCGCCTGACCGGGCGGGAGGTGCTGCGCTCCTTCGCGGGGCTGTACGGCATGACGCGGGCGCAGGCCGACGCGCGAATTGCCGAGCTGGACCTGGCACTGGACCTGGGCCGCACGCTGGACGTGCGCGCGGGCGAGTACAGCACCGGCATGAAGCAGAAGGTGGTGATCGCCCGCGCCGTCATCCACGACCCCCAGGTGCTGATTCTGGACGAGGCGGCCAGCGGCCTGGACATCTTCGCCCGGCGGACGCTGCTGGACTTCGTGACGGCGACGCGGCAGCCCGGCAAGCTGACCCTCTACTCCACCCACGTGATGAGCGAGGCCGAGGAGGTCTGCGACCGGGTGGCGATCCTGCACGAGGGGGCCCTGGTGACGGTCGGGACCATTCCGGACATCCTGGCACAGACGGGCGAGCGCAACCTGGAACGGGCCTTTTTCGCGCTGGTGCGGGGGCAGGGGGAGGCGGCGCGTGCGTCCTGA
- a CDS encoding phosphotransferase family protein, with protein MSLLGDWREALSGRGPALSSRVWPRDLRAAFPGPRRRVEAWVGEGAAFARYATPHGPLFLKYLPAGWGDERAFRRLAREVAYLRSLAPLSPVPHAPLLHAALDPAQLRGHLVTRDLTDETTGWGAFQTDAGREAALLEVARLLARHHAFWHSRTELVGEWGWDAAEAVRRAWHTAASLAPDWTSAEVQAVQEAAHALPALLERAPGMTLAHGDIHAGQVLWPLGGGRPILIDYGQAHAAPLGEDLAHLLHVRLDVSDRARLGPGLREAYRAELAAHGHALTPAQLAAEERAGLALNVLTTARQARREDGSGVREALRRVAEGWHEGL; from the coding sequence TTGAGTCTGCTCGGGGACTGGCGGGAGGCGCTGAGCGGGCGCGGTCCCGCCCTGTCTTCCCGCGTCTGGCCGCGTGACCTCCGCGCCGCCTTTCCCGGCCCGCGCCGCCGCGTGGAGGCGTGGGTGGGGGAGGGGGCGGCCTTTGCCCGCTACGCGACGCCGCACGGTCCCCTGTTCCTGAAGTACCTCCCGGCGGGCTGGGGGGACGAGCGGGCCTTTCGCCGTCTCGCGCGGGAGGTGGCCTATCTGCGCAGCCTCGCGCCGCTGTCCCCGGTGCCGCACGCGCCGCTGCTCCACGCGGCCCTTGATCCGGCCCAGTTGCGCGGTCACCTCGTCACGCGCGACCTGACGGACGAGACGACCGGCTGGGGAGCCTTTCAGACGGACGCCGGGCGTGAGGCGGCGTTGCTGGAGGTCGCGCGTCTGCTCGCCCGGCACCACGCCTTCTGGCACAGCCGCACGGAACTGGTGGGCGAGTGGGGCTGGGACGCGGCGGAGGCGGTTCGGCGGGCGTGGCACACGGCGGCGTCTCTCGCGCCCGATTGGACCTCGGCGGAGGTGCAGGCCGTGCAGGAGGCCGCCCACGCGCTTCCCGCCTTGCTGGAGCGGGCGCCGGGCATGACGCTGGCGCACGGGGACATTCACGCCGGGCAGGTGCTGTGGCCGCTGGGGGGAGGCCGGCCCATCCTGATCGACTACGGTCAGGCGCACGCCGCGCCGCTGGGAGAAGACCTCGCCCACCTGCTGCACGTGCGCCTGGACGTGTCTGACCGCGCCCGCCTCGGCCCCGGGCTGCGGGAAGCCTATCGGGCCGAACTGGCCGCGCACGGTCATGCCCTCACGCCCGCCCAGCTCGCCGCCGAGGAACGCGCGGGCCTGGCCCTGAACGTGCTGACCACCGCGCGGCAGGCCCGGCGGGAGGACGGGAGCGGCGTGCGGGAGGCGCTGCGGCGGGTGGCGGAGGGGTGGCACGAGGGGCTGTAA
- a CDS encoding Ig-like domain-containing protein — MQNAKNAFGLALVLTLGLVACGTGGNDNPSLAQSTVTGVTLSSGSLNLSSGSSQTLTASVQGSGSVNPAVTWSSSNPGVAAVDGGGRVTGVAAGSATITAASVQDPGKKASLTATVTGAATTADPFNITVIFPADSKLTSAQKAAFTSAAARWSQVISAGLPDVPNVRISTGETVTVDDVLIVASGISIDGPGEVLGQAGPRQVRSGGTLPLWGEMEFDTADLASMEASGTLQGVILHEMGHVLGIGTLWDRFLNANAPICTDATRVQYGGAAALREYRNLGGQAAGVPVEDQYGEGTQCSHWKESVFQRELMTGFTSRSGMPLSRITLGALADLGYTVNYAAADPYTIPNVSAQTLGTPIRERLITPDGIINP; from the coding sequence ATGCAGAACGCGAAGAACGCCTTTGGCCTCGCCCTTGTCCTGACTCTCGGCCTGGTGGCCTGCGGCACGGGCGGCAACGACAATCCTTCCCTCGCGCAGTCCACGGTCACCGGCGTCACCCTCAGCAGCGGCAGCCTGAACCTGAGCAGCGGCAGCAGCCAGACGCTGACCGCCAGCGTGCAGGGCAGCGGCAGCGTCAACCCGGCCGTGACCTGGAGCAGCAGCAATCCCGGGGTCGCGGCGGTGGACGGCGGCGGCCGCGTCACCGGCGTTGCGGCGGGCAGCGCCACCATCACGGCGGCCAGCGTTCAGGACCCCGGCAAAAAGGCCAGCCTGACGGCGACCGTCACCGGCGCCGCGACCACCGCTGATCCCTTCAACATCACGGTGATCTTTCCGGCAGACAGCAAGCTCACCTCGGCCCAGAAGGCCGCCTTCACCAGTGCGGCCGCCCGCTGGTCCCAGGTGATCTCGGCCGGGCTGCCCGACGTGCCGAACGTACGTATCTCGACCGGCGAGACGGTCACGGTGGACGACGTGCTGATCGTCGCCAGCGGCATCAGCATCGACGGCCCCGGCGAGGTGCTGGGCCAGGCGGGACCCCGGCAGGTCCGCAGCGGCGGCACGCTCCCGCTCTGGGGCGAGATGGAGTTCGACACCGCCGACCTGGCCAGCATGGAAGCGTCCGGCACGCTCCAGGGCGTGATCCTGCACGAGATGGGCCACGTGCTGGGCATCGGGACGCTGTGGGACCGGTTCCTGAACGCCAACGCCCCGATCTGCACCGACGCGACCCGGGTGCAGTACGGCGGCGCGGCGGCCCTGCGCGAGTACAGGAACCTGGGGGGCCAGGCCGCGGGCGTGCCAGTCGAGGACCAGTACGGCGAGGGCACCCAGTGCAGCCACTGGAAAGAGTCGGTATTCCAGCGGGAACTGATGACCGGCTTTACCAGCCGCAGTGGGATGCCCCTGAGCCGGATCACGCTGGGCGCCCTGGCCGACCTGGGCTACACCGTGAACTACGCCGCCGCCGATCCCTACACCATCCCGAATGTCTCCGCGCAGACCCTCGGCACCCCGATCAGGGAGCGACTGATCACGCCGGACGGGATCATCAACCCCTGA
- a CDS encoding aldo/keto reductase codes for MSQPDQPLPRLSLGGQPVPVLGQGTWMMGERPERYREELYVLQLGLDLGMTLIDTAEMYGNGASERLVGEAIRGRRDEVFLVSKVLPSHATRPGTVQACQQSLGWLGTDYLDLYLLHWRGPVPLEETVEALEGLKASGQIRAWGVSNFDPQDMRELSRVPGGEQVATDQVLYNLTRRGIEVDLLPECQAQGLPVMAYSPVEQGRLLRQPVLQEVARRHGATPAQVALAWVLRQPGVIAIPKASREEHVRENRAAVDVRLSEEDLAQLDRAFPAPMRPVPLEML; via the coding sequence ATGTCCCAGCCGGACCAGCCGCTGCCCCGCCTGTCTCTGGGTGGGCAGCCGGTGCCCGTCCTCGGACAGGGGACCTGGATGATGGGTGAACGGCCCGAACGCTACCGCGAGGAACTCTACGTCCTGCAACTCGGCCTCGACCTCGGCATGACCTTGATCGACACGGCGGAGATGTACGGCAATGGTGCTTCCGAGCGTCTGGTCGGGGAGGCGATCCGGGGCCGCCGCGACGAGGTGTTTCTGGTCAGCAAGGTGCTGCCCAGCCATGCCACCCGGCCCGGCACCGTCCAGGCCTGCCAGCAGAGTCTGGGGTGGCTGGGAACGGATTACCTCGACCTCTACCTGCTGCACTGGCGCGGCCCGGTCCCGCTGGAAGAAACCGTCGAGGCGCTGGAAGGGCTGAAGGCGTCCGGCCAGATTCGCGCCTGGGGCGTCAGCAACTTCGACCCGCAGGACATGCGCGAGTTGAGCCGGGTGCCGGGCGGGGAGCAGGTGGCGACCGATCAGGTCCTCTACAACCTCACGCGGCGGGGGATCGAGGTGGACCTGTTGCCGGAGTGTCAGGCGCAGGGGCTGCCGGTGATGGCCTACTCGCCGGTGGAGCAGGGGCGTCTGCTGCGGCAGCCCGTCTTGCAGGAGGTGGCGCGGCGGCACGGGGCGACGCCCGCGCAGGTGGCGCTGGCCTGGGTGCTGCGGCAGCCGGGGGTGATCGCCATTCCCAAAGCCTCCCGTGAGGAACACGTCCGCGAAAACCGGGCGGCGGTGGACGTGCGGCTGAGTGAGGAGGACCTGGCGCAGCTCGACCGGGCCTTTCCGGCGCCCATGCGGCCCGTGCCGCTGGAAATGCTGTGA
- a CDS encoding WD40 repeat domain-containing protein, which translates to MPRFLLTAALLALSLTASAGAVAVQPAWTLKNTSFLGFTDRGEVVTRQGGAAPVLERLDPRTGEVRGTVVFPEAGNDLGLLAFTPDLKTFAWLNRAGDRLTVRTPERRWEASIPGVRGTQALVFSPDGRTLAAMNVYGYVQLWDVAGGERRATLRLHRQPRSLTFHPSRPLLAVNEALGAGSVTLWNTDTGQKVLTVPGLSGVLHPFQFAPDGTLLTGVGYSAGFLQLGLDRLGQGDWGVSLRTLPTYTEPCPPRSPAKVCARGVRSASFNADGSRVLLNISRTAQDIPAALLYDSRTGRRLKTIDITDAWATLTPDGRGLILNNWQGEVKGAPLP; encoded by the coding sequence GTGCCCCGTTTCCTCCTGACCGCCGCGCTTCTCGCCCTGAGCCTGACTGCCAGTGCTGGTGCCGTTGCCGTACAGCCCGCCTGGACGCTGAAGAACACCTCTTTCCTGGGCTTTACCGACCGGGGCGAGGTCGTGACCCGGCAAGGTGGGGCCGCCCCGGTGCTGGAACGCCTCGACCCACGAACGGGCGAGGTCAGAGGAACGGTCGTCTTTCCGGAGGCGGGCAATGATCTGGGCCTCCTCGCCTTCACGCCGGACCTGAAGACCTTCGCGTGGCTGAACCGGGCGGGCGACCGGCTGACCGTCCGCACCCCGGAGCGGCGCTGGGAGGCCAGCATTCCGGGGGTGCGCGGCACTCAGGCGCTGGTGTTCAGCCCCGATGGGCGGACCCTTGCCGCCATGAACGTGTACGGCTACGTCCAACTATGGGACGTGGCGGGGGGCGAGCGCCGGGCCACCCTGCGGCTGCACAGGCAGCCGCGTAGCCTGACCTTCCACCCGTCGCGGCCCCTGCTGGCCGTGAACGAGGCTCTGGGGGCGGGCAGCGTCACCCTCTGGAACACGGATACGGGCCAGAAGGTGTTGACCGTGCCGGGGCTGTCGGGTGTCTTGCACCCCTTCCAGTTCGCGCCGGACGGCACCCTGCTGACGGGCGTGGGCTACAGCGCCGGGTTTCTCCAGCTTGGTCTGGACCGGCTGGGGCAGGGGGACTGGGGCGTGAGCCTGCGGACGCTGCCCACCTACACCGAACCCTGCCCGCCGCGCAGCCCGGCGAAGGTCTGTGCCCGGGGCGTGCGCTCCGCCAGCTTCAACGCCGACGGGAGCCGCGTTCTGCTGAACATCTCCCGCACCGCGCAGGACATCCCGGCGGCTCTGCTGTACGACAGCCGGACCGGCAGGCGGCTGAAGACGATAGACATCACCGATGCCTGGGCCACCCTCACCCCCGACGGCAGGGGCCTGATTCTGAACAACTGGCAGGGCGAGGTTAAGGGCGCACCCCTGCCCTGA
- the glmM gene encoding phosphoglucosamine mutase: protein MNERKYFGTDGVRAVAGEFPLTAAWVMNLGAAAGEVLKRQHERPSVVIGKDTRQSGDMLEAALAAGLTSRGVTVIHVGVLPTPGVSYLTRHLGADAGVVISASHNPYQDNGIKFFGRDGQKLSDATELEIEAAIDEVPDFAPVTGVNLGSVTNYTEAERLYINFLLEHAPDLSGLRVAMDCANGAAYRVGPKVFQAAGADVFAVYTTPDGRNINRGCGSTHLDHLQRLVRGGDYDLGVAFDGDADRALFVDSRGNVVHGDHMLLLNARARGDRAVVATIMSNMALEVKLREAGIPLERTAVGDRYVHERLHQQGLTLGGEQSGHVLFLDVSPTGDGVLSALLTLRAMKQLGTTLDELYDELVMFPQTLVNVRVADKKSIARDAAVQLAVSAAESRLSGRGRVNLRPSGTENLIRVMVEGPDEAEIHEVARTLADVVESRGKVGA from the coding sequence ATGAACGAACGGAAGTATTTCGGGACAGACGGCGTCCGCGCGGTGGCGGGCGAGTTTCCGCTGACGGCGGCGTGGGTGATGAACCTGGGCGCGGCGGCGGGCGAGGTCCTGAAACGGCAGCATGAGCGGCCCAGCGTGGTGATCGGCAAGGACACCCGCCAGAGCGGCGACATGCTGGAAGCGGCCCTCGCGGCGGGGCTGACCAGCCGGGGGGTCACGGTGATTCACGTGGGCGTGCTGCCCACCCCCGGCGTCAGCTACCTGACCCGGCACCTGGGGGCGGACGCCGGGGTGGTGATCAGTGCCTCACACAATCCCTACCAGGACAACGGCATCAAGTTCTTCGGGCGCGACGGGCAGAAGCTCAGCGACGCGACCGAGCTGGAGATCGAGGCCGCGATCGATGAGGTACCCGACTTCGCCCCGGTGACGGGCGTGAACCTGGGATCGGTGACGAACTACACCGAGGCCGAGCGGCTCTACATCAACTTCCTGCTGGAACACGCGCCCGACCTGAGCGGGCTCCGGGTGGCGATGGACTGCGCGAACGGCGCGGCGTACCGGGTCGGCCCCAAGGTCTTCCAGGCGGCGGGCGCGGACGTGTTTGCCGTGTACACCACGCCGGACGGGCGCAACATCAACCGGGGCTGCGGCAGCACCCACCTGGACCACCTTCAGCGCCTGGTGCGGGGGGGCGACTACGACCTGGGCGTGGCCTTCGACGGGGACGCCGACCGCGCCCTCTTCGTGGACTCGCGCGGGAACGTGGTCCACGGCGACCACATGCTGCTGCTGAATGCCCGCGCCCGGGGGGACCGGGCCGTGGTGGCGACCATCATGTCGAACATGGCCCTGGAGGTGAAGCTGCGGGAGGCGGGAATTCCGCTGGAGCGCACCGCCGTCGGTGACCGCTACGTGCATGAGCGGCTGCACCAGCAGGGCCTCACGCTGGGCGGCGAGCAGAGCGGCCACGTCCTCTTTCTCGATGTCTCGCCCACTGGGGACGGTGTGCTGAGCGCCCTGCTGACCCTGCGCGCGATGAAGCAGCTCGGCACCACCCTGGACGAGCTGTACGACGAACTGGTGATGTTCCCGCAGACCCTGGTGAACGTCCGCGTGGCCGACAAAAAATCGATTGCCCGCGACGCCGCCGTCCAACTGGCCGTCAGCGCCGCCGAGAGCCGCCTGAGCGGCAGGGGCCGCGTGAACCTGCGCCCCAGCGGCACCGAGAATCTGATCCGCGTGATGGTCGAGGGACCGGACGAGGCCGAGATTCACGAGGTCGCCCGGACGCTCGCGGACGTGGTCGAGTCGCGGGGCAAGGTCGGGGCCTGA
- a CDS encoding transcriptional regulator: MFNPPTLEDLQETRRANEKLVLRALESKPEWVETELAKTTGLALSHLRAALASLLDQGRVRRLPGTGTRAVYGLADPGLADVPATPLTEDAKRVRDYLEGRADSALYMSEQLRMSREDVMRALSLLNAHGMITCTFVGSLVIFRLKETQALGQEQAPAPTGKKKQVA; encoded by the coding sequence ATGTTCAACCCCCCCACCCTCGAAGATCTGCAAGAAACCCGGCGCGCCAACGAGAAGCTGGTGCTGAGGGCGCTGGAAAGCAAACCCGAATGGGTCGAAACCGAACTGGCCAAGACGACCGGCCTCGCCCTCTCGCACCTGCGCGCCGCGCTGGCCAGCCTGCTCGATCAGGGCCGCGTGCGCCGTTTGCCCGGCACCGGCACCCGCGCGGTCTACGGCCTGGCCGATCCCGGGCTGGCCGACGTGCCCGCCACGCCGCTGACCGAGGACGCCAAGCGCGTGCGTGACTACCTCGAAGGCCGCGCCGACAGTGCGCTGTACATGAGCGAGCAGCTCCGCATGTCCCGCGAGGACGTGATGAGGGCGCTGTCGCTGCTGAACGCCCACGGCATGATCACCTGCACCTTTGTGGGCAGCCTGGTGATCTTCCGCCTCAAGGAAACGCAGGCGCTCGGGCAGGAACAGGCACCTGCCCCGACCGGCAAGAAGAAGCAGGTCGCCTGA